The Microbacterium sp. KUDC0406 genome includes a window with the following:
- a CDS encoding FBP domain-containing protein → MHPLTEADVRASFVNAGDDELRLIELPHDFLLTDWDYLDFFAWRDPSSSRRGYVLLEHEGSTVGIVLQTAGGGRTRSGMCNICHTMQPGNQVALWAARRAGERGSRGDTVGTYVCADLSCHENVRLAHPLAPNEVLAPGQVDMRLDGTRRRMHDLVQRVLED, encoded by the coding sequence ATGCATCCGCTGACCGAGGCCGACGTCCGGGCATCCTTCGTCAACGCCGGCGACGACGAACTGCGGTTGATCGAACTGCCGCACGACTTCCTGCTCACGGACTGGGACTACCTCGACTTCTTCGCCTGGCGCGACCCGTCGTCATCGCGCCGCGGGTATGTGCTGCTCGAGCACGAGGGAAGCACCGTCGGCATCGTGCTGCAGACCGCCGGCGGCGGGCGCACGCGCTCAGGCATGTGCAACATCTGCCACACCATGCAACCGGGCAACCAGGTCGCGCTCTGGGCCGCGCGGCGCGCGGGCGAGCGCGGCAGCCGCGGCGACACGGTCGGCACCTACGTGTGCGCCGATCTGTCGTGCCATGAGAACGTACGGCTGGCGCATCCGCTCGCGCCCAACGAGGTGCTCGCGCCCGGGCAGGTCGACATGCGGCTGGACGGCACGCGCCGCCGCATGCACGACCTCGTGCAGCGGGTGCTCGAGGACTGA
- a CDS encoding multicopper oxidase domain-containing protein, which yields MTAVRNRGFQPMRDIPTVVWLLLTVVAAVAHRALPMPGWLMIHLLLLGAVTHAILVWSQYFSWALLRGRATPADVRTQTIRLILSNGGAVLVIAGVLSGIWAVTAAGAASLIVAVAWHGASLYRRARRSMPGRFGRTVRYYIAAAALLTVGAALGALLARGGDLPNLVLAHALINVLGWIGLTVAGTVVTLWPTILRTRADAHAADGAARALPWLAAGVSVAAFGAALAWLPVLVLGLAGYLGGLIVIGVSLWRSAQSKPPRSFSAMSVGMALIWWAGVVAMLIAGTIVAFADGTGFAAVSALLDAVVPYLAAGFAAQVLVGALSYLVPVVLGGGPSPVRTGTAAFDRGAAWRVTTANAALAVCALPVSSLSRVVASMLYLIAMASFLPIMFLAMRAQRRAKAGGLRLEKPGEGPIVPEGRQPRGRRAGQAVAGLLAVVLAVAVPAAADPAGFGWSAAPAGDADAPVKTVQVEAADMRFTPSHIEVPAGTRLVIELTNTDTEQVHDLVFANGIAGGRLAPGESQTIDVGVITADLDGWCSIIGHRQMGMTMTIVATGAAAGSASTDAGASDAGSSDAGSSDAGEHGDHAASGAIDLMADPGEDFSPYDAELPALPASDGPVHRRLTLTARDVETEVAPGVTQTLWTYNGTAPGPVLHGRVGDTFEITLVNDGSMGHSIDFHAGSLAPDRPMRTIAPGESLTYTFTATRAGIWMYHCSTMPMTAHIANGMYGAVVIEPDDLPAVDRSYVLVQGSTTWATTTAARSTSTGSRRAILIWSCSTATRTSTTTRLYRPLSGSACGSGCWMPGSRGRRASM from the coding sequence GTGACCGCCGTCAGGAACCGCGGGTTCCAGCCGATGCGCGACATCCCGACCGTCGTGTGGCTGCTGCTGACGGTCGTGGCCGCCGTCGCCCACCGTGCCCTGCCGATGCCGGGCTGGCTGATGATCCATCTGCTGCTGCTCGGCGCCGTCACGCACGCGATCCTGGTGTGGAGCCAGTACTTCTCCTGGGCGCTGCTGCGCGGCCGGGCGACGCCGGCGGATGTCCGTACGCAGACCATCCGGCTCATCCTGTCCAATGGCGGCGCCGTGCTGGTGATCGCCGGCGTGCTCAGCGGCATCTGGGCCGTCACGGCCGCCGGCGCGGCATCCCTCATCGTCGCCGTCGCCTGGCACGGCGCGAGCCTGTACCGCCGCGCCCGACGCAGCATGCCGGGGCGGTTCGGCCGAACGGTCAGGTACTACATCGCCGCGGCAGCGCTGCTCACCGTCGGCGCGGCCCTCGGCGCGCTGCTGGCGCGCGGCGGTGACCTGCCCAACCTCGTGCTCGCGCACGCGCTGATCAACGTGCTCGGCTGGATCGGGCTCACCGTCGCCGGCACGGTCGTCACGCTGTGGCCGACGATCCTGCGCACCCGTGCGGACGCGCACGCCGCCGACGGCGCGGCCCGCGCCCTGCCCTGGCTCGCCGCCGGGGTCTCGGTCGCCGCCTTCGGCGCAGCGCTCGCCTGGCTGCCGGTTCTCGTCCTCGGCCTGGCGGGCTATCTGGGCGGGCTGATCGTGATCGGCGTCTCGCTGTGGCGGTCAGCGCAGAGCAAGCCTCCGCGCAGCTTCTCGGCGATGTCGGTCGGGATGGCGCTGATCTGGTGGGCCGGGGTCGTCGCGATGCTCATCGCCGGCACGATCGTCGCGTTCGCCGACGGAACGGGATTCGCCGCGGTGTCGGCGCTGCTCGACGCCGTCGTGCCGTACCTGGCTGCCGGGTTCGCCGCGCAGGTGCTCGTCGGAGCGCTCAGCTACCTGGTGCCCGTGGTGCTGGGCGGCGGGCCGAGTCCGGTGCGCACCGGCACGGCCGCGTTCGACCGGGGCGCCGCCTGGCGGGTGACGACGGCGAACGCCGCGCTCGCCGTGTGCGCGCTGCCGGTGTCGAGCCTGTCGCGGGTGGTGGCATCCATGCTCTATCTGATCGCGATGGCGTCGTTCCTGCCGATCATGTTCCTCGCGATGCGCGCGCAGCGCCGGGCGAAGGCCGGCGGGCTCCGACTCGAGAAACCGGGCGAGGGCCCGATCGTGCCGGAGGGGCGGCAGCCGCGCGGTCGTCGCGCCGGTCAGGCCGTGGCGGGACTGCTCGCCGTGGTGCTCGCGGTCGCCGTACCCGCCGCAGCGGATCCGGCCGGGTTCGGCTGGTCGGCCGCGCCGGCCGGCGATGCGGATGCTCCGGTCAAGACCGTGCAGGTCGAGGCCGCGGACATGCGCTTCACGCCCAGCCACATCGAGGTGCCCGCGGGCACGCGGCTGGTGATCGAGCTGACGAACACCGACACCGAGCAGGTGCACGATCTCGTGTTCGCGAACGGCATCGCCGGCGGTCGGCTCGCGCCGGGCGAATCGCAGACCATCGACGTCGGCGTGATCACCGCCGACCTCGACGGCTGGTGCTCGATCATCGGACACCGGCAGATGGGCATGACGATGACGATCGTCGCGACGGGCGCGGCGGCCGGATCCGCGAGTACGGATGCCGGCGCGTCGGATGCCGGTTCGTCGGATGCCGGTTCGTCGGATGCCGGGGAGCACGGCGATCACGCGGCATCCGGAGCCATCGATCTGATGGCCGACCCGGGCGAGGACTTCTCGCCGTACGACGCCGAGCTGCCGGCTCTGCCGGCATCCGATGGCCCTGTGCATCGGAGGCTGACCCTCACCGCGCGCGATGTCGAGACCGAGGTCGCTCCGGGAGTGACGCAGACCCTCTGGACCTACAACGGCACCGCGCCGGGACCGGTGCTGCACGGGCGCGTCGGCGACACCTTCGAGATCACGCTCGTGAACGACGGCTCCATGGGGCATTCGATCGACTTCCACGCCGGGTCGCTCGCTCCCGACCGGCCGATGCGCACGATCGCGCCGGGCGAGAGCCTGACCTACACGTTCACCGCGACCCGCGCCGGTATCTGGATGTATCACTGCTCGACCATGCCGATGACCGCGCACATCGCGAACGGCATGTACGGAGCGGTCGTGATCGAGCCCGACGACCTGCCGGCCGTCGATCGCAGCTACGTGCTGGTGCAGGGGAGTACTACCTGGGCGACCACGACGGCGGCGAGGTCGACGTCGACAGGATCGCGACGCGCGATCCTGATCTGGTCGTGTTCAACGGCTACGCGAACCAGTACGACCACGCGCCTCTACCGGCCTCTGTCGGGGAGCGCGTGCGGGTCTGGGTGCTGGATGCCGGGATCGAGAGGTCGTCGAGCTTCCATGTGA
- a CDS encoding carbohydrate-binding protein — translation MPGTAKNGPWQTDVDCAADSDAAQAWFADHVYVAGDMVVHDGIRYTARWWTRGDAPGGENSPWVAG, via the coding sequence ATGCCCGGCACTGCGAAGAACGGCCCCTGGCAGACGGACGTCGACTGCGCCGCGGACTCCGACGCCGCGCAGGCCTGGTTCGCCGATCACGTGTACGTCGCGGGAGACATGGTCGTGCACGACGGAATCAGATACACCGCGCGCTGGTGGACGCGAGGCGATGCGCCGGGCGGCGAGAACTCGCCCTGGGTCGCCGGCTGA
- a CDS encoding PfkB family carbohydrate kinase, whose product MEQEQETARGAVVIGDALIDEIRDDRGVRELVGGAALNVAVGLRRLGVPVTLIAMVGADEPGAHIREYLADHGVALVESPSALGSSRAVVSRAPNGEPEYVFNEAAQRRSIRYDDAARRAIADAGIVAVSCFPFDVPAETDALVDALGEAPLAIDPNPRAGMLTDRDEFVRGFERLAARASLVKVGADDAALLYDGDLEALRERLRAAGATAVLATAGADGAVLDTDAGVVTAPITTLPGRIVDTVGAGDATLAAVAAGLVEGAPSSDAGWQALLDRAMLIAAATCRAEGGLLRTPESLAESDRGVQGS is encoded by the coding sequence ATGGAGCAGGAGCAGGAAACGGCACGCGGCGCGGTCGTCATCGGAGACGCCCTGATCGACGAGATCCGGGATGACCGCGGCGTGCGCGAACTCGTCGGCGGTGCCGCACTGAACGTCGCGGTCGGCCTGCGCCGACTCGGCGTGCCGGTGACGCTCATCGCGATGGTCGGCGCGGACGAGCCGGGCGCGCACATCCGCGAGTACCTGGCCGACCATGGCGTCGCGCTGGTCGAGAGCCCGTCCGCGCTGGGCTCCTCGCGCGCCGTCGTGAGCCGCGCGCCGAACGGCGAGCCGGAGTACGTGTTCAACGAGGCCGCGCAGCGGCGCAGCATCCGTTACGACGATGCCGCGCGCAGGGCGATCGCGGATGCGGGGATCGTGGCCGTCAGCTGCTTCCCGTTCGACGTGCCCGCCGAGACGGACGCCCTGGTCGACGCGCTGGGCGAAGCGCCGCTCGCCATCGATCCCAACCCGCGGGCGGGGATGCTCACGGACCGCGACGAGTTCGTGCGCGGCTTCGAACGACTGGCGGCTCGAGCCTCGCTGGTCAAGGTCGGAGCGGACGACGCTGCGCTGCTCTACGACGGAGATCTCGAGGCCCTGCGCGAGCGACTGCGCGCCGCCGGAGCGACCGCCGTGCTGGCGACGGCGGGTGCCGACGGGGCCGTGCTCGACACGGATGCCGGAGTGGTGACGGCCCCGATCACGACGCTGCCCGGCCGGATCGTCGACACCGTCGGTGCCGGTGACGCGACGCTCGCCGCGGTCGCGGCAGGGCTCGTGGAAGGCGCGCCCTCGTCGGATGCGGGGTGGCAGGCGCTCCTGGACCGGGCGATGCTGATCGCCGCCGCGACGTGCCGCGCCGAGGGCGGCCTGCTGCGCACTCCCGAGTCCCTGGCCGAGTCGGACCGAGGGGTGCAGGGAAGCTGA
- a CDS encoding DUF2249 domain-containing protein — translation MANNEIHHSRSEAVDQSPTAGCTCGEHDEELPELDVQTIPHAIRHAAIFGAIESLRPGSAMVVSATHDPVPLLTQLEAKHGDQFRTRYLDEGPERWRILVRNVG, via the coding sequence ATGGCGAACAACGAGATCCACCACTCACGGTCCGAGGCCGTCGATCAGAGCCCGACCGCGGGCTGCACCTGCGGCGAGCACGACGAGGAGCTGCCCGAACTCGACGTGCAGACCATTCCGCACGCCATCCGGCACGCGGCGATCTTCGGCGCCATCGAGTCGCTGCGTCCTGGCTCAGCGATGGTCGTCTCGGCCACGCACGACCCGGTGCCCCTGCTCACGCAGCTCGAGGCGAAGCATGGGGACCAGTTCCGCACCCGGTACCTCGACGAGGGCCCGGAGCGCTGGCGCATCCTGGTGCGCAACGTCGGCTGA
- a CDS encoding helix-turn-helix transcriptional regulator, protein MENKLSAGENRRRTSDDRRHSSSRERILREIEAHPASTAELVAATGLHENTVRGHLERLLADGHIVREKEAPSGRGRPSLRWSAAGSTAEAPYAGLALALAEGLVRTSEHPVQEARSAGRTWGAQLAEGRSTSDPRALVLEVMREQGFAPDDTDAGDPIILRSCPLLAAASRRSDVVCAVHEGLIEGLARTRSESADAELLPFAADGACVLHLRVAS, encoded by the coding sequence GTGGAAAATAAGCTGAGCGCCGGGGAAAACCGTCGCAGGACATCGGATGATCGGCGGCACTCCTCCAGCCGTGAACGCATCCTGCGCGAGATCGAGGCCCATCCGGCATCCACGGCCGAACTGGTCGCCGCGACCGGCCTGCACGAGAACACCGTGCGCGGGCACCTCGAGCGTCTGCTCGCCGACGGTCACATCGTGCGAGAGAAGGAGGCGCCGTCCGGTCGCGGCCGCCCGTCACTGCGCTGGAGTGCGGCCGGCAGCACAGCTGAAGCTCCCTACGCGGGCCTCGCACTGGCCCTCGCCGAAGGGCTCGTCCGCACCAGCGAACACCCGGTGCAGGAGGCCCGGTCCGCCGGCCGCACCTGGGGCGCCCAGCTCGCCGAGGGACGGTCGACGAGTGACCCGCGCGCGCTCGTGCTCGAGGTCATGCGCGAACAGGGATTCGCTCCCGATGACACGGATGCCGGTGACCCGATCATTCTGCGCAGCTGCCCGCTGCTCGCCGCCGCGTCCCGCAGGTCCGACGTCGTGTGCGCGGTGCACGAGGGACTCATCGAGGGGCTCGCCCGCACTCGTTCCGAGAGTGCGGACGCCGAACTGCTGCCGTTCGCGGCCGACGGCGCCTGCGTCCTGCACCTGCGGGTCGCGTCGTGA
- the rpoC gene encoding DNA-directed RNA polymerase subunit beta': MLDATTFDELRIGLATADDIRGWSYGEVKKPETINYRTLKPEKDGLFGEQIFGPSRDWECACGKYKRVRFKGIVCERCGVEVTKSSVRRERMGHIELAAPVTHIWYFKGVPSRLGYLLDMAPKDLEKVIYFAAYMVISVDEDARHRDLATQENNIRLELKTLGDRRDAKIAERMARLEEELAALEAEGAKADQKKKVKDAAEKEMTLTRKGADEAIAKLERVWEDFRTLEVGALRPEDDVFHELQDRFGQYFEAYMGAESIQRRLAAFDLAAEAESLRLQIAEGKGQRKIRAIKRLKVVNSFLETGMSPAAMVLDVVPVIPPELRPMVQLDGGRFATSDLNDLYRRVINRNNRLRRLIDLGAPEIIVNNEKRMLQEAVDALFDNGRRGRPVTGTGNRALKSLSDMLKGKQGRFRQNLLGKRVDYSGRSVIVVGPQLKLHQCGLPKQMALELFKPFVIKRLIDLGHSQNIKAAKRAVERTRPEVWDVLEEIIRERPVLLNRAPTLHRLGIQAFEPQLVEGKAIQLHPLVCAAFNADFDGDQMAVHLPLSVEAQAEARVLMLASNNILKPSDGRPVTLPSQDMIIGLHHLTTVTPGAAGEGRAFGSVGEAMLARDEGTLDLQAKVRIRVPGLTFLEGEAPEGYERHGLLDASLGQAIFNDALPKGYPFVREVADKGKLSQIVNKLAEEYPKVETAATLDRIKDAGFYWATRSGVTVALSDILTPPNKAEIVAGYEKQAAKVQSQYEKGLTTDAERRQELIKIWTEATDEVQAAMKANFPIDNTINRMVSSGARGNWLQIRNIAGMRGLVNNPKGEIIPRPIISSYREGLSVAEYFIATHGTRKGLADTALRTADSGYLTRRLVDVSQDVIIREQDCGTSKGLELPIAAPNSQGELVRDANVENSVFARTLASDVVSESGEVLASAGDDVGDVLIDKLVEAGVETIKVRSVLTCDSAVGVCAQCYGRSLATGKTVDIGEAVGIIAAQSIGEPGTQLTMRTFHTGGSASADDITQGLPRVQELFEARTPKGASPIAEADGRITIEENDKGKKVILTPDSGEEEVVYPVLRRATLLVENGQHVTVGQPLQVGTLDPKEVMRVMGAREVQRYLVNGVQGVYRSQGVPIHDKHIEVIVRQMLRKVTVVDHGDTTLLPGEMVDLKRYQSINRESVSEGKRPASGRPELMGITKASLATESWLSAASFQETTRVLTQAAMEGKRDPLVGLKENVIIGKLIPAGTGLAKYRDITVEATEEAKSERYPNRIFASDGAYAEGDFGYVDFDAFSTDDITPGTYN, encoded by the coding sequence GTGCTCGACGCAACAACTTTCGATGAGCTTCGGATCGGACTGGCGACCGCTGACGACATCCGCGGATGGTCGTACGGCGAGGTCAAGAAGCCCGAGACGATCAACTACCGCACGCTCAAGCCCGAGAAGGACGGCCTCTTCGGCGAGCAGATCTTCGGACCCAGCCGTGACTGGGAGTGCGCCTGCGGCAAGTACAAGCGCGTCCGCTTCAAGGGCATCGTCTGCGAGCGCTGCGGCGTGGAGGTCACCAAGAGCTCCGTCCGCCGCGAGCGCATGGGCCACATCGAGCTCGCCGCGCCCGTGACGCACATCTGGTACTTCAAGGGCGTGCCCTCGCGCCTCGGGTACCTGCTCGACATGGCGCCGAAGGACCTCGAGAAGGTCATCTACTTCGCCGCCTACATGGTGATCTCGGTCGACGAGGATGCTCGTCACCGCGACCTCGCCACGCAGGAGAACAACATCCGTCTCGAGCTGAAGACGCTCGGCGACCGCCGCGACGCCAAGATCGCGGAGCGGATGGCCAGGCTGGAGGAGGAGCTCGCCGCACTCGAGGCGGAGGGCGCCAAGGCCGACCAGAAGAAGAAGGTCAAGGACGCCGCCGAGAAGGAGATGACCCTCACCCGCAAGGGTGCCGACGAGGCCATCGCCAAGCTCGAGCGCGTGTGGGAGGACTTCCGCACCCTCGAGGTGGGCGCGCTGCGTCCCGAGGACGACGTCTTCCACGAGCTGCAGGACCGCTTCGGTCAGTACTTCGAGGCCTACATGGGCGCCGAGTCCATCCAGCGTCGCCTGGCCGCCTTCGACCTGGCCGCCGAGGCCGAGTCGCTGCGGCTGCAGATCGCCGAGGGCAAGGGCCAGCGCAAGATCCGTGCGATCAAGCGTCTGAAGGTCGTCAACTCGTTCCTCGAGACCGGCATGAGCCCGGCCGCGATGGTGCTCGACGTCGTCCCGGTGATCCCGCCGGAGCTGCGTCCGATGGTGCAGCTGGACGGTGGCCGCTTCGCGACCTCCGACCTGAACGACCTGTACCGTCGCGTGATCAACCGCAACAACCGTCTGCGTCGTCTGATCGACCTCGGCGCCCCCGAGATCATCGTCAACAACGAGAAGCGGATGCTGCAGGAGGCCGTCGACGCACTGTTCGACAACGGCCGCCGCGGTCGCCCCGTCACCGGTACCGGCAACCGTGCCCTGAAGTCCCTCAGCGACATGCTGAAGGGCAAGCAGGGTCGTTTCCGCCAGAACCTGCTCGGCAAGCGCGTCGACTACTCGGGCCGTTCGGTCATCGTCGTCGGCCCGCAGCTGAAGCTGCACCAGTGCGGTCTGCCCAAGCAGATGGCTCTGGAGCTGTTCAAGCCGTTCGTGATCAAGCGCCTGATCGACCTCGGTCACTCGCAGAACATCAAGGCCGCGAAGCGCGCCGTCGAGCGCACCCGTCCCGAGGTCTGGGACGTGCTCGAGGAGATCATCCGCGAGCGCCCCGTGCTGCTGAACCGCGCCCCCACCCTGCACCGCCTGGGCATCCAGGCCTTCGAGCCTCAGCTCGTCGAGGGCAAGGCCATCCAGCTGCACCCGCTCGTCTGCGCCGCCTTCAACGCGGACTTCGACGGTGACCAGATGGCCGTGCACCTGCCGCTGTCGGTCGAGGCTCAGGCCGAGGCCCGCGTGCTGATGCTCGCGTCGAACAACATCCTCAAGCCGTCCGACGGCCGCCCGGTGACCCTGCCCTCGCAGGACATGATCATCGGTCTGCACCACCTCACCACCGTCACCCCCGGTGCCGCCGGTGAGGGCCGTGCGTTCGGCTCGGTCGGCGAGGCGATGCTGGCCCGCGACGAGGGCACGCTCGACCTGCAGGCGAAGGTCCGCATCCGCGTTCCCGGTCTGACCTTCCTCGAGGGCGAGGCCCCCGAGGGATACGAGCGTCATGGTCTTCTCGACGCCTCGCTGGGTCAGGCGATCTTCAACGACGCACTGCCGAAGGGCTACCCGTTCGTGCGCGAGGTCGCCGACAAGGGCAAGCTGTCGCAGATCGTCAACAAGCTGGCCGAGGAGTACCCCAAGGTCGAGACGGCGGCGACGCTGGACCGCATCAAGGACGCCGGCTTCTACTGGGCCACCCGTTCGGGTGTCACGGTGGCGCTGAGCGACATCCTCACCCCGCCGAACAAGGCGGAGATCGTGGCCGGCTACGAGAAGCAGGCCGCGAAGGTCCAGTCGCAGTACGAGAAGGGTCTCACCACCGACGCCGAGCGTCGCCAGGAGCTCATCAAGATCTGGACCGAGGCGACCGACGAGGTCCAGGCCGCGATGAAGGCGAACTTCCCGATCGACAACACCATCAACCGCATGGTGTCGTCGGGCGCTCGTGGTAACTGGCTGCAGATCCGCAACATCGCGGGTATGCGCGGTCTGGTGAACAACCCCAAGGGTGAGATCATCCCGCGTCCGATCATCTCCTCGTACCGCGAGGGTCTGTCGGTGGCGGAGTACTTCATCGCGACGCACGGTACTCGTAAGGGTCTGGCCGACACCGCTCTGCGCACCGCCGACTCGGGTTACCTGACCCGTCGTCTGGTGGACGTCTCGCAGGATGTCATCATCCGCGAGCAGGACTGCGGCACGTCCAAGGGTCTCGAGCTGCCCATCGCGGCTCCGAACTCGCAGGGTGAGCTGGTCCGCGACGCGAACGTCGAGAACTCGGTGTTCGCCCGCACCCTGGCATCCGATGTCGTCAGCGAGTCGGGCGAGGTCCTCGCCTCGGCCGGTGACGACGTGGGCGACGTGCTGATCGACAAGCTGGTCGAGGCCGGTGTCGAGACCATCAAGGTCCGCTCCGTCCTGACCTGCGACTCGGCCGTCGGCGTCTGCGCGCAGTGCTACGGCCGTTCGCTCGCGACCGGCAAGACCGTCGACATCGGCGAGGCCGTCGGCATCATCGCGGCCCAGTCGATCGGTGAGCCCGGTACCCAGCTGACGATGCGTACCTTCCACACCGGTGGTTCGGCCTCGGCCGATGACATCACCCAGGGTCTGCCGCGCGTGCAGGAGCTCTTCGAGGCTCGCACGCCGAAGGGCGCCTCCCCGATCGCCGAGGCCGACGGCCGCATCACGATCGAGGAGAACGACAAGGGCAAGAAGGTCATCCTGACGCCCGACAGCGGTGAGGAAGAGGTGGTCTACCCGGTGCTGAGGCGTGCGACGCTTCTCGTCGAGAACGGGCAGCACGTCACCGTCGGTCAGCCTCTGCAGGTCGGCACGCTCGACCCCAAGGAGGTCATGCGCGTCATGGGCGCCCGCGAGGTGCAGCGTTACCTCGTCAATGGCGTGCAGGGCGTCTACCGCTCGCAGGGTGTGCCGATCCACGACAAGCACATCGAGGTCATCGTGCGCCAGATGCTGCGCAAGGTCACCGTCGTCGACCACGGCGACACGACCCTGCTGCCCGGCGAGATGGTCGACCTCAAGCGCTACCAGTCGATCAACCGCGAGTCGGTGTCCGAGGGCAAGCGCCCGGCGTCGGGCCGTCCGGAGCTGATGGGTATCACCAAGGCTTCGCTGGCGACCGAGTCCTGGCTGTCGGCCGCGTCCTTCCAGGAGACGACCCGCGTGCTCACGCAGGCCGCCATGGAGGGCAAGCGCGACCCGCTGGTCGGCCTCAAGGAGAACGTCATCATCGGTAAGCTCATCCCGGCCGGAACCGGTCTCGCCAAGTACCGTGACATCACGGTCGAGGCGACCGAGGAGGCCAAGAGCGAGCGCTACCCGAACCGGATCTTCGCATCCGACGGCGCGTACGCCGAGGGCGACTTCGGCTACGTCGACTTCGACGCGTTCTCGACCGACGACATCACGCCCGGCACCTACAACTGA
- a CDS encoding spermidine synthase: protein MGRSRAKHEENPRARLDHGGTAEIAASAFTSGYELIVDGTPQSHVDLDDPTHLHFEYIVRMGAVIDQLPAGPLTAVHLGAGALTIPRYVEATRPGSRQQVIELEAPLVQLVREHLPLPKGASIRVRIGDAREGVGRLPAALQGTCDLVVSDVFSGAQTPADLTSVEFYRELSALLAPDGVLLANIADGPGLAFARRQVATVQTVFEDVAVLADAQVLKGRRFGNLVIAASAAPLPTEWLPRMLAAGPHPAKIAQGAEVASFAQKARVVTDADAVASPRPDASLFLR, encoded by the coding sequence ATGGGACGGTCGCGCGCGAAGCACGAGGAGAACCCCCGGGCGCGACTGGATCACGGCGGCACCGCCGAGATCGCGGCATCCGCGTTCACCAGCGGATACGAGCTGATCGTCGACGGCACCCCCCAGTCGCACGTCGACCTGGACGACCCGACGCACCTGCACTTCGAGTACATCGTGCGGATGGGCGCGGTGATCGACCAGCTGCCGGCCGGCCCGCTGACCGCGGTGCACCTCGGGGCCGGCGCGCTCACCATCCCGCGCTACGTCGAGGCGACCCGCCCCGGTTCCCGGCAGCAGGTCATCGAGCTCGAGGCGCCGCTCGTGCAGCTGGTGCGCGAGCACCTTCCGCTGCCGAAGGGCGCATCCATCCGGGTGCGGATCGGCGATGCGCGCGAGGGCGTCGGCCGGCTGCCCGCCGCTCTGCAGGGCACCTGCGATCTCGTCGTGTCGGACGTCTTCTCGGGTGCGCAGACCCCCGCGGATCTCACCAGCGTGGAGTTCTACCGCGAGCTGTCCGCGCTGCTCGCGCCCGACGGCGTGCTCCTGGCGAACATCGCCGACGGCCCCGGCCTGGCGTTCGCGCGCCGCCAGGTCGCCACGGTGCAGACGGTGTTCGAGGATGTCGCGGTGCTGGCCGACGCCCAGGTGCTGAAGGGCCGCCGGTTCGGGAACCTCGTAATCGCGGCATCCGCCGCTCCCCTGCCCACGGAGTGGCTGCCGCGGATGCTGGCCGCAGGGCCGCACCCCGCGAAGATCGCGCAGGGCGCCGAGGTCGCGAGCTTCGCGCAGAAGGCCCGCGTCGTGACGGACGCCGATGCCGTGGCATCCCCCCGTCCCGACGCGAGCCTCTTCCTGCGCTGA